In the genome of Agromyces sp. CF514, the window GCAGGGCCGCACGGCAGTCTTCCACGCCATGGGCGACGTCGTGAACCCGCCCGAGAACCGCAACATCACCTCGAACATCTTCACGCAGCCCGAGATCGCCACGGTCGGGTGGACCCAGCGCGAGATCGAGGACGGCGTGGTGTCCGGTGCGATCTACAAACTGCCGCTCGCGTCCAACCCGCGCGCGAAGATGATGGGCATCCGCGACGGCTTCGTGAAGCTGTTCGCCTCGACCGGTTCAGGGTCGATCATCGGCGGCGTCATCGTCGCACCGAAGGCGTCGGAGCTCATCTTCCCGCTCGCGCTCGCGGTCGAGCACCGGCTCACGGTCGACCAGTTCGCCGAGGCGTTCCCCGTATACCCGTCGCTCACGGGGTCGCTGACGGATGCCGCGCGGGCCATGCACGTCGTACGCTAGGCCCACGAGCGCTGCGGGGGCGGCGCGGTTCGGGGGAACGACATGAACCTGCGGGTGAAGTCCGTCGAGGCGTCGCTGGCCGACGCCGACGACACCGAGCGCAGCCTCAAGCGCTCGCTCGGCACGTGGGACCTCGCGCTCATGGGCATCGCGGTCGCCGTCGGCGCGGGCATCTTCTCGGTCGGCGCGCAGGCTGCGGCGAACTTCGCCGGGCCGAGCGTGATCGTCTCGTTCGTCCTCGCGGCCGTCACGTGCGGGCTCGCGATCATGTGCTACGCCGAGTTCGCCTCGACGGTGCCCGTCGCGGGCAGCGCGTACACGTTCACGTACGCGACCATGGGCGAACTGCTCGCGTGGATCATCGGCTGGGACCTCATCCTCGAGATGTTCACGGCGGCCGCGGTCATCGCGAAGTACTGGGGCGTCTACCTCGGCGAGGCACTGCTCGCGTTCGGGTTGCCCTTCCCATCGACCTTCACGATCGGCGGGCTCGAGGTGAGCTGGCCCGCATTCCTCGTCGTGGCGGTGTTCACCGCGCTGCTCGTCGCCGGCACGAAGCTCACGGCCAGGGTCGGCGCGGTCTTCACCATCATCAAGGTCGCGATCGTGCTGTTCGTCATCGTCGTCGGCTTCTTCTTCGTCAACGCCGCGAACTACGTGCCGTTCATCCCGGAGGCGGTGCCGACCGAGGGCGGGTCCGCGGATGTCTGGACGCAGTCGCTCGTCTCGTGGGCGACGGGTGCCGCCCCGGCGCAGTACGGCATCTTCGGACTGCTCGCCGCGGCATCCCTCGTCTTCTTCGCCTTCATCGGCTTCGACGTCGTGGCCACGAGCGCCGAGGAGGTGCGCGAGCCGCAGAAGCGCCTGCCGCGCGGCATCTTCCTCGGGCTCGGCATCGTGACGCTGCTCTACGTGCTCGTCTCGATCGTGATGACCGGCATGGTCTCGTACGCCGATCTCGCCGAGGAGGAGGCGCCGTCGCTCGCGACCGCCTTCCGGCTCGTCGGACAGGACTGGGCCTCGGCCGTCATCTCGGTCGGCGCGCTCGCCGGACTCACGACCGTGATCATGGTGCTGCTGCTCGGACTCTCGCGCATCGTGTTCGCGTTGAGCCGCGACGGGCTGCTGCCGCGCTGGCTGTCGAAGACGACCGAGCACACCAAGACGCCCGCGCGCATCCAGATCATCGGCGGCGCGACGGTGGCCTTCGTCGCGGCGTTCACCGATGTCGGACTGCTCGAGGAGATGATCAACATCGGCACGCTCTCGGCGTTCGTGCTCGTGAGTCTCGGCATCGTGGTGCTGCGTCGCACGCGCCCCGACCTGCCGCGCGGCTTCCGCGTGCCGTGGTCGCCCGTGCTGCCGATCCTCTCGGCCGTGCTCTGCTTCTGGCTCATGCTGAACCTCACGACGCTCACCTGGGTCCGCTTCCTGGTGTGGCTCGCGCTCGGCATCGTCGTGTACCTGCTCTACGGGCGTCGACACTCCCGCATCGCGGGCGAGCGGGTCAGCGAGGTCGAGCTGCCGACCCCGCAGGGCTCGGTCGAGCGCTGACGGGCGCGCACGAATTCAGGACGAGCGGATGCCGCGGGCGGCCGCTCAGGCGTCGGCGATCGAGAGCAGCAGGTGGCCGCTCGAGACGGTGGCGCCGGGCTCGGCGTTCACGAGGCCGACGACGCCGTCCTTGTGCGCGACGATCGGCTGCTCCATCTTCATGGCCTCGAGCACGAGCACGAGGTCGCCCTTGACGACCTTGTCGCCCTCGGCGACGGCGACCTTCACGACGGTGGCCTGCATGGGCGCCTTGACGGCGTCGCCGGTCGCGGTGCCGGCCACGTGCGACGTGGTGCGCCGACGGGGGGCCGCACCGGCGGTGGGCGACGACGAGGTACCGCCGGCGAGCTTCGCAGGCAGGGTCACGCCGATGCGGCGGCCGCCGACCTCGACGACGAGGCTCGTGCGCGCGGTCGCCGCGGTGGGTGCGGCGAGCTCGCCCGACCACGGCTCGAGCCGGTTGTCGTACTCGGTCTCGATCCACCGGGTGTACACGGTGAACGGCTCGTCGCCCGCGGGCGCGAACGCCTCGTTGCGCACGATGTCGCGGTGGAAGGGCAGCACGGTCGGCAGGCCGATGACCTCGAACTCGTCGAGTGCGCGGCGTGCGCGCTCGATGGCGTCCTTGCGGGTCGCGCCGGTCACGATGAGCTTCGCGAGCAGCGAGTCGAACGCGCCCGAGATCTCGTCGCCGCTCGTCACGCCCGAGTCGATGCGGATGCCGGGGCCGCCCGGGAAGCGCAGCTGGTGCACGGGCCCGGGGGCCGGGAGGAAGTTGCGGCCCGGGTCCTCGCCGTTGATGCGGAACTCGATCGAGTGGCCGACCGCGACCGGGTCGGTGTAGTCGAGCACGCCGCCCTCGGCGATGCGGAACTGCTCGCGCACGAGGTCGATGCCCGTGACCTCTTCGGAGACGGGGTGCTCGACCTGCAGGCGCGTGTTGACCTCGAGGAACGAGACCGTGCCGTCCTGGCCGATGAGGAACTCGCACGTGCCGGCGCCGACGTAGCCGACCTCCTTGAGGATGGCCTTCGACGCCGTGTAGAGCGCCTCGGTCTGCGCCTCGGTGAGGAACGGCGCGGGCGCCTCTTCGACCAGCTTCTGGTGGCGACGCTGCAGCGAGCAGTCGCGGGTCGAGATGACGACGACGTTGCCGTGCTCGTCGGCGAGGCACTGGGTCTCGACGTGTCGGGGCTTGTCGAGGTACTTCTCGACGAAGCACTCTCCGCGGCCGAACGCGGCCACGGCCTCACGGGTGGCCGAGTCGAAGAGCTCGGGCACCTCCTCGCGGGTGCGGGCGACCTTGAGGCCACGGCCGCCGCCGCCGAACGCGGCCTTGATGGCGACGGGCAGGCCGTGCACATCGACGAACTCGAGCACCTCGGCCGCATCGGCCACGGGGTTGAGCGTGCCCGGGGCGAGCGGCGCGCCGACCTTCTCGGCGACGTGGCGCGCGGAGACCTTGTCGCCGAGGCGCTCGATGGCCTCGGGCGACGGCCCGATCCAGGTCAGGCCCGCGGCGATGACCGCGCGGGCGAAGTCGGGGTTCTCGGCGAGGAAGCCGTAGCCGGGGTGCACGGCGTCGGCGCCCGAGCGGCGGGCGATCGAGAGGATCTTGTCGACGACGAGGTAGGTCTCGGCGCTCGTGGTGCCCTCGAGCGCGTACGCCTCGTCGGCGAGCTTGGCGTGCCTCGCATCGCGGTCCTGGTCGGCGTAGATCGCGACGGAACCGAGTCCGGCGTCGCGGGCGGCGCGGATGATGCGGACGGCGATCTCGCCGCGGTTGGCGATGAGGACCTTCGTGATACGCGGCATGCCTTTCAGCCTATTCAACTGAGTTTCATTGCCTTTGGGGTGATCCCACAAGAAAGGGGGCCGACCCTTTCGGGTGTCGACAAAGCCCGGGCAGGTCGAGCCCGGGTCAGGGGCGGTTCCAGAACGCGGTCCAGTCCGCTCCGAGCTCGCGCACGAGGTCGCGGAGGGTCGAGAGCGAGAGCCCGACCACGGTCGACGGGTCGCCCTCAACGCGGCGGATGAACGGGCCGCCGAGGCTGTCGACGGTGAACGCCCCGGCCACGAGCAGCGGCTCGCCCGATGCGATGTACGCGTCGATCTCGGATTCGTCGAGGGCCGCGAACCGCACCGTCGCGACATCCGCCCGCCCCACCGCGCCGTTCACCCGGCCGCCGCGGTGGTCGATGAGCCAGTGTCCCGACCAGAGGTCGCCGTGCGAGCCGTTCTGCTCGAGCCAGCGCGCCTTGGCGACCTCCGGCAGGTGCGGCTTGCCGTGGATGCTCCCGCCGACGAGGAACGCCGAGTCGCCGCCCAGGATGAACCCGTCGATCGGCTCGCCGTCGACCTCGGCGCCCACCACGGCCTCGGCCTTGGCCTGCGCGAGCAGCTGCACCATCTCTGGCGCCTCGAGCGCATGCCCGGCCTCGGCCTCGGCCGCGGCGACGGCGGCCTCCTCGTCGACCCCCGGCGAGATCGGGATCGGCTCGACGCCTGCGGCGCGGAGCGTCTGCAGGCGGGCGGGCGACGTCGAGGCGAGGTAGAGGCGCATGGGTCCATCCTGCCGCTCCCAGCCGGGCTGTGGAATGCTCGATGCATGCCCCGCCAGCAACGCCCCGCCCGCGCGAACTCCACGCGCGCGAAGTCCTCCCGCGCGAAGCCCGCCGGCCCGCCGGCCGCAGCTCGCGGACGTCGCCCCTCGACCCCCGTCGCGACCGACGGGCCCGTGCTCGAGCTCGACGTCGAGCGCATCGCGCACGGCGGCGTCGCGGTCGCCCACCACGAGGGCCGCGTCGTCTTCGTCGCCGACGCGATCCCGGGCGAGCGGGTCAGGGCGAGGGTCACGGATGCCGCCCACACGCGCTTCTGGCGAGCGGACACCCTCGAGGTGCTCACCGCCTCCGACGACCGTCGCCCGCACGTGTGGGCCGAGGCGTCGGTCGAGCGTGCGCCCGATCGTCGCGCCGGCGGCGCGGAGTTCGGGCACATCGCGCCCGAGCGCCAGCGCGCCTTGAAGGCCGAGGTGCTCGCGGACGCCCTGCGTCGCATGGGCGGCGTCGACCGCTTGGTCGAGGTGCTGCCCGTCGATCAGGCGCTCGCACCGGGCGTGCGCGCCGACGGCACCGGATGGCGCACCCGGGTGCGCCTGCAGGTCGACGGCGAGGGCCGCGTCGGGCCGTACGCGGCACGGAGCCACACGGTCGTGCCGGTGTCGTCCGTGCCCCTGGCCGTCGACGAGCTCGCCGCGC includes:
- a CDS encoding APC family permease; translated protein: MNLRVKSVEASLADADDTERSLKRSLGTWDLALMGIAVAVGAGIFSVGAQAAANFAGPSVIVSFVLAAVTCGLAIMCYAEFASTVPVAGSAYTFTYATMGELLAWIIGWDLILEMFTAAAVIAKYWGVYLGEALLAFGLPFPSTFTIGGLEVSWPAFLVVAVFTALLVAGTKLTARVGAVFTIIKVAIVLFVIVVGFFFVNAANYVPFIPEAVPTEGGSADVWTQSLVSWATGAAPAQYGIFGLLAAASLVFFAFIGFDVVATSAEEVREPQKRLPRGIFLGLGIVTLLYVLVSIVMTGMVSYADLAEEEAPSLATAFRLVGQDWASAVISVGALAGLTTVIMVLLLGLSRIVFALSRDGLLPRWLSKTTEHTKTPARIQIIGGATVAFVAAFTDVGLLEEMINIGTLSAFVLVSLGIVVLRRTRPDLPRGFRVPWSPVLPILSAVLCFWLMLNLTTLTWVRFLVWLALGIVVYLLYGRRHSRIAGERVSEVELPTPQGSVER
- a CDS encoding biotin carboxylase N-terminal domain-containing protein, whose amino-acid sequence is MPRITKVLIANRGEIAVRIIRAARDAGLGSVAIYADQDRDARHAKLADEAYALEGTTSAETYLVVDKILSIARRSGADAVHPGYGFLAENPDFARAVIAAGLTWIGPSPEAIERLGDKVSARHVAEKVGAPLAPGTLNPVADAAEVLEFVDVHGLPVAIKAAFGGGGRGLKVARTREEVPELFDSATREAVAAFGRGECFVEKYLDKPRHVETQCLADEHGNVVVISTRDCSLQRRHQKLVEEAPAPFLTEAQTEALYTASKAILKEVGYVGAGTCEFLIGQDGTVSFLEVNTRLQVEHPVSEEVTGIDLVREQFRIAEGGVLDYTDPVAVGHSIEFRINGEDPGRNFLPAPGPVHQLRFPGGPGIRIDSGVTSGDEISGAFDSLLAKLIVTGATRKDAIERARRALDEFEVIGLPTVLPFHRDIVRNEAFAPAGDEPFTVYTRWIETEYDNRLEPWSGELAAPTAATARTSLVVEVGGRRIGVTLPAKLAGGTSSSPTAGAAPRRRTTSHVAGTATGDAVKAPMQATVVKVAVAEGDKVVKGDLVLVLEAMKMEQPIVAHKDGVVGLVNAEPGATVSSGHLLLSIADA
- a CDS encoding nucleoside triphosphate pyrophosphatase; protein product: MRLYLASTSPARLQTLRAAGVEPIPISPGVDEEAAVAAAEAEAGHALEAPEMVQLLAQAKAEAVVGAEVDGEPIDGFILGGDSAFLVGGSIHGKPHLPEVAKARWLEQNGSHGDLWSGHWLIDHRGGRVNGAVGRADVATVRFAALDESEIDAYIASGEPLLVAGAFTVDSLGGPFIRRVEGDPSTVVGLSLSTLRDLVRELGADWTAFWNRP